Proteins encoded within one genomic window of Streptomyces sp. NBC_01314:
- a CDS encoding MaoC family dehydratase: MTAKISYDDVEVGTELPAQTFGVTRATLVRYAGASGDFNPIHWNEKFAKEVGLPDVIAHGMFTMAEAIRVVTDWTGDPGSVIEYGVRFTRPVVVPNDDQGATIEVSAKVGAKLDDNTVRVDLTAMSAGQKVLGMSRAVVRLA; the protein is encoded by the coding sequence ATGACCGCGAAGATCTCCTACGACGACGTCGAGGTCGGCACCGAACTGCCCGCGCAGACCTTCGGCGTGACCCGCGCCACCCTCGTCCGGTACGCGGGTGCCTCCGGCGACTTCAACCCGATCCACTGGAACGAGAAGTTCGCCAAGGAGGTCGGCCTCCCGGACGTCATCGCCCACGGCATGTTCACCATGGCCGAGGCGATCCGTGTCGTCACCGACTGGACCGGCGACCCGGGCTCCGTCATCGAGTACGGCGTCCGCTTCACCAGGCCCGTCGTCGTCCCCAACGACGACCAGGGCGCCACCATCGAGGTCAGCGCCAAGGTCGGCGCCAAGCTCGACGACAACACCGTCCGCGTGGACCTCACGGCGATGAGCGCCGGCCAGAAGGTCCTGGGCATGTCCCGGGCGGTCGTACGACTGGCCTGA
- a CDS encoding adenosine deaminase, which translates to MERVRDLAELPKAHLHLHFTGSMRPTTVLELADKYGVRLPEALSEALISGEPPKLRATDERGWFRFQRLYDAARSCVRGPEDIQRLVREAAEEDVRDGSGWLEIQVDPTSYAPRLGGLIPALEVILDAVDTTVRETGLGMRVVVAANRMKHPLDARTLARLAVRYADRGVVGFGLSNDERRGMARDFDRAFAIAREGGLLSAPHGGELTGPSSVRDCLDDLHASRIGHGVRAAEDPRLLKRLADRGVTCEVCPASNVALGVYEKPQDVPLRTLFEAGVPMALGADDPLLFGSRLAAQYEIARHHHGFTDQELAELARQSIRASAAPEQERTKLLAGVDEWLALPADQDAPKG; encoded by the coding sequence ATGGAGCGTGTACGTGATCTCGCTGAACTGCCCAAGGCCCATCTGCATCTGCACTTCACCGGGTCGATGCGGCCCACGACCGTGCTGGAGCTGGCCGACAAGTACGGGGTGCGGCTGCCCGAAGCGCTCAGCGAGGCGCTGATCAGCGGGGAGCCGCCGAAGCTGCGGGCGACGGACGAGCGGGGGTGGTTCCGGTTCCAGCGGCTGTACGACGCGGCGCGCTCGTGTGTCAGAGGGCCCGAGGACATCCAGCGGCTGGTGCGGGAGGCCGCGGAGGAGGACGTGCGGGACGGCTCGGGCTGGCTGGAGATCCAGGTGGACCCGACGTCGTACGCGCCCCGGCTGGGCGGGCTGATCCCGGCGCTGGAGGTCATCCTCGACGCGGTGGACACGACCGTGCGGGAGACCGGGCTCGGGATGCGGGTGGTGGTGGCCGCGAACCGGATGAAGCACCCGCTGGACGCGCGCACGCTGGCCCGGCTGGCGGTGCGGTACGCGGACCGGGGTGTGGTGGGCTTCGGGCTCTCCAACGACGAACGCCGGGGCATGGCGAGGGACTTCGACCGGGCCTTCGCGATCGCCCGTGAGGGGGGCCTGCTGTCGGCGCCGCACGGCGGCGAGCTGACCGGCCCGTCGTCGGTGCGTGACTGCCTGGACGATCTGCACGCCTCACGGATCGGGCACGGGGTGCGCGCGGCGGAGGACCCGCGTCTGCTGAAGCGGCTCGCGGACCGGGGCGTGACGTGCGAGGTCTGCCCGGCCTCGAACGTGGCGCTGGGTGTCTACGAGAAACCCCAGGACGTTCCCCTAAGGACTCTGTTCGAGGCCGGTGTGCCTATGGCTCTCGGCGCCGACGACCCGCTGCTGTTCGGCTCCCGTCTGGCGGCCCAGTACGAGATCGCCCGCCATCACCACGGGTTCACGGACCAGGAGCTGGCGGAGCTGGCCCGGCAGTCGATCAGGGCGTCGGCGGCGCCGGAGCAGGAGCGGACGAAGCTGCTGGCCGGCGTGGACGAGTGGCTCGCCCTCCCGGCCGACCAGGACGCCCCTAAAGGCTGA
- a CDS encoding NAD(P)H-binding protein codes for MRIVIAGGHGQIALRLERLLAARGHEVAGLIRRVEQTDDLRAAGAEPVLCDLESASVEEVAAHLVGADAAVFAAGAGPGSGAARKDTVDRAAAVLFADAAVRTGVRRHIVVSSMGADPAHRGDDIFDTYQRAKGEADAYVRGLDALDWTILRPGMLTDDAGTGLVRLEASTGRGPIPRDDVAATLAELLDTPATAGLTLEVISGSTPVSVAVKSVAGN; via the coding sequence ATGCGCATTGTCATCGCTGGAGGTCATGGTCAGATCGCGCTGCGGCTGGAGCGACTGCTCGCCGCGCGCGGTCACGAGGTCGCGGGGCTCATCCGCCGCGTTGAACAGACGGACGATCTGCGTGCGGCCGGTGCCGAACCGGTGCTGTGCGACCTGGAGTCGGCGTCGGTCGAGGAGGTCGCCGCGCATCTGGTGGGCGCGGACGCCGCCGTGTTCGCGGCGGGCGCCGGACCGGGCAGCGGGGCGGCCCGCAAGGACACGGTCGACCGCGCGGCCGCGGTCCTGTTCGCCGACGCCGCGGTGCGGACGGGCGTACGTCGCCACATCGTCGTCTCGTCCATGGGCGCGGACCCCGCGCACCGGGGCGACGACATCTTCGACACCTACCAGCGGGCGAAGGGCGAGGCCGACGCGTATGTGCGCGGCCTGGACGCGCTGGACTGGACGATCCTGCGCCCCGGCATGCTGACCGACGACGCCGGCACCGGTCTCGTACGGCTGGAGGCGTCCACGGGCCGCGGCCCGATCCCCCGCGACGACGTGGCCGCGACGCTCGCCGAACTCCTGGACACCCCGGCCACCGCCGGTCTGACCCTGGAAGTCATCAGCGGCTCGACGCCCGTGTCCGTGGCCGTGAAGTCGGTGGCGGGCAACTGA
- a CDS encoding pyridoxal phosphate-dependent aminotransferase has translation MSAATPPTERRVSARIGAISESATLAVDAKAKALKAAGRPVIGFGAGEPDFPTPDYIVEAAVEACKNPKYHRYTPAGGLPELKAAIAAKTLRDSGYEVDPSQVLVTNGGKQAIYEAFAAILDPGDEVIVPAPYWTTYPESIRLAGGVPVDVVADETTGYRVSVEQLEAARTENTKVLLFVSPSNPTGAVYTRAQIEEIGRWAAEKGLWVLTDEIYEHLVYGDAEFHSLPVVVPELADRTIVVNGVAKTYAMTGWRVGWVIGPKDVVKAATNLQSHATSNVSNVAQVAALAAVSGDLAAVEKMKEAFDRRRKTIVRMLNEIDGVLCPEPEGAFYAYPSVKDLVGKEIRGKRPQNTVELAALILEEAEVAVVPGEAFGTPGYLRLSYALGDEDLLEGVSRLQKLLAEATD, from the coding sequence ATGAGCGCTGCAACCCCTCCCACCGAGCGCCGGGTCTCCGCGCGTATCGGCGCGATCTCCGAGTCCGCCACCCTCGCCGTGGACGCCAAGGCCAAGGCCCTCAAGGCCGCGGGGCGTCCGGTGATCGGCTTCGGCGCCGGTGAGCCCGACTTCCCGACCCCTGACTACATCGTCGAGGCGGCCGTCGAGGCCTGCAAGAACCCGAAGTACCACCGCTACACGCCGGCCGGCGGTCTGCCCGAGCTGAAGGCCGCGATCGCCGCGAAGACCCTGCGCGACTCCGGTTACGAGGTCGACCCGTCGCAGGTCCTCGTGACCAACGGCGGCAAGCAGGCGATCTACGAGGCCTTCGCCGCGATCCTCGACCCGGGCGACGAGGTGATCGTCCCCGCGCCGTACTGGACGACCTACCCGGAGTCGATCCGTCTCGCCGGTGGTGTCCCGGTCGACGTCGTCGCCGACGAGACCACGGGCTACCGCGTCTCCGTCGAGCAGTTGGAGGCGGCCCGCACGGAGAACACCAAGGTGCTGCTCTTCGTCTCGCCCTCCAACCCGACCGGCGCGGTCTACACGCGCGCGCAGATCGAGGAGATCGGCCGCTGGGCCGCCGAGAAGGGCCTGTGGGTCCTGACCGACGAGATCTACGAGCATCTGGTCTACGGCGACGCGGAGTTCCACTCCCTCCCGGTGGTCGTGCCCGAGCTGGCCGACCGGACCATCGTGGTCAACGGGGTCGCGAAGACGTACGCGATGACGGGCTGGCGTGTGGGCTGGGTCATCGGCCCGAAGGACGTCGTGAAGGCCGCGACCAACCTCCAGTCGCACGCCACGTCCAACGTCTCCAACGTGGCCCAGGTCGCCGCGCTGGCCGCCGTCTCGGGTGACCTGGCGGCCGTCGAGAAGATGAAGGAGGCCTTCGACCGGCGCCGCAAGACGATCGTGCGGATGCTCAACGAGATCGACGGCGTTCTCTGCCCGGAGCCCGAGGGCGCGTTCTACGCCTACCCCTCGGTGAAGGACCTGGTCGGCAAGGAGATCCGCGGCAAGCGTCCGCAGAACACGGTCGAGCTGGCCGCGCTGATCCTGGAGGAGGCGGAGGTCGCGGTCGTCCCGGGCGAGGCCTTCGGCACCCCCGGCTATCTGCGCCTGTCGTACGCCCTGGGTGACGAGGATCTCCTCGAGGGCGTCTCCCGCCTCCAGAAGCTGCTGGCGGAGGCGACGGACTGA
- the rpmG gene encoding 50S ribosomal protein L33: MAATDVRPKITLACVECKERNYITKKNRRNNPDRMEMKKHCPRCKAHTAHRETR; the protein is encoded by the coding sequence GTGGCTGCCACCGACGTCCGCCCGAAGATCACGCTGGCCTGCGTGGAGTGCAAGGAGCGGAACTACATCACCAAGAAGAACCGGCGTAACAACCCGGACCGAATGGAGATGAAGAAGCACTGCCCGCGTTGCAAGGCGCACACCGCGCACCGCGAAACGCGATAA
- a CDS encoding YajQ family cyclic di-GMP-binding protein, with protein sequence MADSSFDIVSKVERQEVDNALNQTAKEISQRYDFKGVGASISWSGEKILMEANSEDRVKAILDVFQSKLIKRGISLKSLDAGEPQLSGKEYKLFASIEEGISQENAKKVAKIIRDEGPKGIKAQVQGEELRVSSKSRDDLQTVIALLKGQDFDFAVQFVNYR encoded by the coding sequence ATGGCCGACTCCAGTTTCGACATCGTCTCGAAGGTCGAGCGGCAGGAGGTCGACAACGCCCTCAACCAGACCGCCAAGGAGATCTCGCAGCGCTACGACTTCAAGGGCGTCGGTGCCTCGATCTCGTGGTCCGGCGAGAAGATCCTGATGGAGGCGAACTCCGAGGACCGGGTGAAGGCCATCCTCGACGTCTTCCAGTCCAAGCTGATCAAGCGCGGGATCTCCCTGAAGTCGCTGGACGCGGGTGAGCCCCAGCTGTCCGGCAAGGAGTACAAGCTCTTCGCGTCGATCGAGGAGGGCATCTCCCAGGAGAACGCCAAGAAGGTGGCGAAGATCATTCGCGACGAGGGCCCCAAGGGGATCAAGGCTCAGGTCCAGGGCGAGGAACTGCGTGTCAGTTCCAAGAGCCGCGACGACCTGCAGACCGTGATCGCCCTCCTCAAGGGCCAGGACTTCGACTTCGCGGTGCAGTTCGTCAACTATCGGTGA
- a CDS encoding UDP-N-acetylmuramate dehydrogenase: MQELHDAPLAPLTTFRLGGPAHRLITATTDDEVIAAVREADDAGTPLLLIGGGSNLVVGDKGFAGTALVIATKGYALDGTRLELAAGEVWTDVVARTVEAGLAGIECLAGIPGSAGATPIQNVGAYGQEVASTITEVVAYDRLTRETVTVPNAECAFTYRHSRFKDEPERYVVLRVRFELEDADGLSGPIKYAETARTLGVGPGDRVPLADARETVLKLRAGKGMVLDPEDHDTWSAGSFFTNPILTDEEFAAFHARVRERLGDDATPPAYAAGDGHTKTSAAWLIDKAGFTKGYGTGPARISTKHTLALTNRGAATTEDLLALAREVVSGVRDAFGVTLVNEPVTVGVSL; the protein is encoded by the coding sequence GTGCAGGAACTCCACGACGCCCCCCTCGCCCCGCTGACCACCTTCCGGCTGGGCGGGCCCGCGCACCGGCTGATCACCGCGACCACCGACGACGAGGTGATCGCCGCCGTCCGCGAGGCCGACGACGCCGGTACGCCGCTGCTGCTCATCGGGGGCGGGTCCAACCTGGTCGTCGGTGACAAGGGGTTCGCCGGGACCGCGCTGGTCATCGCGACCAAGGGTTACGCACTGGACGGAACGCGGCTGGAGCTGGCCGCCGGTGAGGTGTGGACCGACGTGGTCGCCCGGACCGTCGAGGCCGGACTCGCCGGAATCGAATGCCTGGCCGGAATCCCCGGCTCCGCGGGCGCCACGCCGATCCAGAACGTCGGGGCGTACGGCCAGGAGGTCGCCTCCACCATCACCGAGGTCGTCGCCTACGACCGCCTCACCCGCGAGACGGTCACCGTCCCGAACGCCGAATGCGCCTTCACATACCGCCACAGCCGCTTCAAGGACGAACCGGAGCGGTATGTCGTGCTGCGGGTCCGGTTCGAACTGGAGGACGCCGACGGCCTGTCGGGCCCGATCAAGTACGCCGAGACGGCCCGCACGCTCGGCGTCGGACCCGGAGACCGCGTCCCCCTCGCGGACGCGCGCGAGACCGTGCTGAAGCTGCGGGCAGGGAAGGGCATGGTGCTCGACCCCGAGGACCACGACACCTGGTCCGCCGGCTCGTTCTTCACCAACCCGATCCTCACGGACGAGGAGTTCGCCGCGTTCCACGCGCGCGTGCGGGAGCGGCTCGGGGACGACGCCACCCCGCCCGCGTACGCCGCGGGCGACGGCCACACCAAGACCTCCGCGGCCTGGCTGATCGACAAGGCGGGCTTCACCAAGGGGTACGGCACCGGCCCCGCCCGGATCTCCACCAAGCACACCCTGGCCCTCACCAACCGGGGCGCGGCCACCACCGAGGACCTGCTCGCGCTGGCCCGCGAGGTCGTTTCCGGAGTCCGGGACGCCTTCGGCGTCACCCTGGTCAACGAGCCGGTGACGGTGGGCGTCAGCCTTTAG
- a CDS encoding MaoC family dehydratase N-terminal domain-containing protein — protein MALDQSFVGRSYPPTDPYEVGREKIREFAEAVGDTNPVYTDPEAAKAHGYADVIAPPTFVFSITFKAAGQVVQDPQLGLDYSRVVHGDQKFAHRRPVRAGDRLTVTSTIEAIKSLAGNDILDIRGEVHDESGEHVVTAWTKLVARAAEKA, from the coding sequence ATGGCGCTCGACCAGTCCTTCGTGGGGCGTTCCTACCCGCCCACCGACCCCTACGAGGTCGGCCGGGAGAAGATCCGCGAGTTCGCGGAGGCCGTGGGGGACACCAACCCCGTCTACACCGACCCGGAGGCCGCCAAGGCGCACGGGTACGCCGATGTGATCGCCCCGCCGACCTTCGTGTTCTCGATCACCTTCAAGGCGGCGGGACAGGTCGTCCAGGACCCCCAGCTGGGCCTCGACTACAGCCGGGTGGTGCACGGCGACCAGAAGTTCGCCCATCGGCGCCCGGTGCGCGCCGGTGACCGTCTCACGGTCACCTCCACCATCGAGGCGATCAAGTCCCTGGCGGGCAACGACATCCTGGACATCCGCGGCGAGGTCCACGACGAGTCCGGCGAGCACGTCGTGACCGCCTGGACCAAGCTCGTGGCCCGCGCGGCCGAGAAGGCGTGA
- a CDS encoding amidohydrolase family protein has protein sequence MPDSQPQPSHSSSGPNSGPDEAGALLLCGARLTDGRVVDVRLGGGRIEAVGTAGSLGGGPAACGVPATRVDLGGHLLLPAPAEPHAHGDTALSADFEGPAPYDGQDVQRRATEAALLQLGHGATAVRSHVHVGDVQGLEALAAVLQARRALRGLVELTTVAMPRVLTGVAGADGLAILRDAVKMGASVVGGCPDLDPDPTGYVEAVLEIASEHGCPVDLHTDGDDPARLARLAAMVGGLRPGVTLGPCGGLARLPSQAASRAADQLGAAGVTVVCLPQGGCGTVDRRGTAPVRLLRAAGVRVAAGSGALRDVSNPVGRGDPLEAAFLLASRYGLRPEEAYDTVSGAARAGLGLPEVRVEADFPAELLAVRGARLAGVLSLAYSRIVVHRGRVVARTSAVREYCGSATSAALDLPRQGRGEPS, from the coding sequence ATGCCCGACAGTCAGCCGCAGCCGTCCCACTCCTCCTCCGGCCCGAACTCGGGCCCGGACGAGGCAGGCGCCCTGCTGCTGTGCGGGGCACGACTGACCGACGGCCGGGTGGTGGACGTACGGCTGGGCGGCGGACGTATCGAGGCGGTCGGCACGGCGGGCAGCCTGGGCGGGGGGCCAGCCGCGTGCGGGGTGCCCGCCACCCGGGTGGACCTCGGCGGCCATCTGCTCCTGCCCGCCCCCGCGGAGCCGCACGCCCACGGCGACACGGCCCTGTCGGCGGACTTCGAGGGCCCGGCCCCGTACGACGGTCAGGACGTCCAGCGGCGGGCCACCGAGGCCGCGCTGCTGCAGCTCGGGCACGGCGCCACGGCGGTGCGCTCACACGTCCATGTGGGCGACGTACAGGGCCTGGAGGCGCTGGCGGCGGTGCTCCAGGCGCGGCGGGCGCTGCGCGGGCTCGTCGAGCTGACGACGGTGGCGATGCCCCGGGTGCTGACCGGCGTGGCCGGGGCGGACGGGCTCGCGATCCTGCGGGACGCGGTGAAGATGGGCGCCTCGGTGGTCGGTGGCTGTCCGGATCTGGACCCCGATCCCACCGGGTACGTGGAGGCGGTCCTGGAGATCGCCTCCGAGCACGGCTGCCCGGTCGACCTGCACACCGACGGCGACGACCCGGCCCGCCTCGCCCGGCTCGCGGCCATGGTGGGCGGCCTGCGGCCCGGCGTCACTCTCGGCCCGTGCGGCGGCCTCGCCCGCCTCCCCTCGCAGGCCGCCTCCCGCGCCGCCGACCAGCTCGGGGCGGCCGGCGTGACCGTCGTCTGCCTTCCGCAGGGCGGCTGCGGCACCGTGGACCGCCGGGGCACCGCCCCCGTACGGCTCCTGCGGGCGGCCGGCGTGCGCGTCGCGGCGGGCAGCGGAGCACTGCGGGACGTGTCGAACCCCGTCGGGCGCGGGGACCCCCTGGAGGCGGCCTTTCTGCTCGCCTCCCGGTACGGGCTGCGGCCCGAGGAGGCGTACGACACCGTCAGCGGGGCGGCGCGCGCCGGGCTCGGCCTGCCCGAGGTGCGCGTCGAGGCCGACTTTCCCGCCGAGCTGCTGGCCGTACGCGGCGCCCGGCTCGCGGGGGTGCTGTCTCTCGCGTACAGCCGGATCGTCGTGCACCGGGGGCGCGTGGTGGCACGCACCAGCGCCGTGCGCGAGTACTGCGGCTCGGCGACCAGCGCGGCGCTGGACCTTCCTCGGCAGGGGCGGGGGGAACCGTCTTGA